The sequence below is a genomic window from Streptomyces sp. B21-105.
TCGTTGATCCACGGCGCGAGGTAGGCGGGCCAGTCCACCAGCAGGTTGGCGAACTTGTCCAGCCCGAACAGGATCGGGGCCACCGTGAACGCGGTGCGCAGGATCGCGAACGCCTGATAGCCGGGATCGGCGAGCAGCGCACGCCGCGGGGCGGCGGCAGGCGGGGTGCTTGCGGTTGCGGAGGACACGACGACCACTCCTTCTATCGACAACTCTCACTATTTATAGAAACTCCGATCCCTTCTTTAGTCAATGGCTGCGGGTTTTACACTGGTGTTCGTGGACGACCCGAAGGAAGTACGCGACACCGACGTCTCCGCCGTCGCCGTACTGGACGAGCCGACCCGCAGGAGGTTCTACGACCATGTGGTGCGCCAGCCTGATCCCGTCAGCCGCGACGAGGCTGCCGCGGCGCTGGGGCTGGCGCGGCAGACCGCGGCGTTCCATCTCGACCGTCTCGCCGATGAGTTGCTGCTCGACGTGGTCTACGAGCGGCGCAGCGGTCGGACGGGGCCGGGGGCGGGCAGACCCGCCAAGCTGTACCGGCGCTCGATGAGACAGATCGCGGTCAGCCTGCCGGACCGGCGCTACGAGCTCGCCGCGACGCGGACGCCGAAGGCGGCTCTTGGCCCAGGCCGTGGAGGAATCCGCGGCAACCGGCGCGCCGGTGCGGGAGGTGCTGCACCGCAAGGCCGAAGAGTTCGGCGCGCAGTTGGGCGAGCCGGACGGCACAGACCTCTTCGGTCTGCTGGAGCGGTACGGGTTCGAGCCGCGACATGAGGCAGACGCCATTGTGCTGGGCAACTGCCCCTTTCACGCCCTGGCGCGTGAGCACACGCAGACGGTGTGCGGCATGAACCTACACCTGATGCACGGTGTCCTGCACGGGCTGGACGAAGGCAGGTACACGGCCTGTCTGTCGCCCAGCCCGGGCCGGTGCTGTGTCCGGTTGGAGCCTGTCGTCTGATCATCACGGACGACAGGACCGGACCTCCCCGACCTCAGCGGCGCGCGCTGGCCCTGACCGCAGGGATGCGACCAGTCCCGCCGTGCTGGTGCAGGACGATGGCCAGCGGTGTTGCGGTGAACATCGAGGAGTACGTGCCCACCGCGAGGCCGATGAGGAGGGCGAGGGCGAAGTCGGTCAGGGTGTCGCCGCCGAGGACGGCCAGGGCGGTGAGGATGAATGCGGCGCCCATGCCGGTGTTGACGGTGCGGGGCAGGGTCTGCAGAAGCGCCTGGTTGGCGATGCGGACGAAGGGCATCTTGCGGTCGTGGCGGCCGAGTTCCCTGATGCGGTCGAAGACGACGACGGAGTCGTTGACGGAGTAGCCGATCACGGTAAGCAGCGCGGCCAGGAAGACGCCGTCGACGGGCTTGCCGAGCCAGGCGAAGAGGCCGATGAGGATCACGACGTCGTGGGCGAGGGCGGCGACCGCCGAGGTGCCCAGGAGCCAGCGGAAGCGTGCCGCGAGATAGATCAGCTGGGCGGCGAGGGCGACAGCGAGGGCGATGAGGGCGCCTTGGCGTAGTTCCTTGCCGAGGCTGGGGCCGATGGCTTCGTCGCGGATCTTGTCGGCTTGGCGGGTCAGGTCCGTGATGGTGTTGGTGATCGCCGCTGCCTGGGTGTTGCTCAAGTGGTGGGTACGGACGGTGAGTTGGTTCTCGCCGGAGGTCTGGACGACGGCCCGGGGGAATCCCGCGTCGGCGAGCGCGGTGCGGGCCCGGTCGGCGTCGACGGGGGCGGCCGTGGTGTATTCGATGAGGCGGCCACCGGTGAATTCGACGCCGAAGTCGAGGCCGCGCACGGCGATGCCGGAGGCGGCCAGGACGAGGGCGGCGGCGGAGGCGGCCAGCCACCGGCGCGGGTGGCGCATCAGGTTCGGGTGGGTACGGGCGAGGCGATCGCGGACGGTGCCGGTGTGGGCGATGCCGGTGAGGTGGGGACGGCGGCGCAGGCGGGGGCGGGCGACGGCGTAGTCGGCGAGGGCTCGGGTGATGACGAGGGCGCTGAGCATGGAGGCGAGGACGCCGATGCCCAGCGTGACGCCGAATCCGCGCACAGGTCCGGAGGCGAGGAAGAACAGCAGGCCGGCGGCGATGAGGGTGGTGATGTTGGAGTCGGCGATCGCGCTGAAGGCCCTGCGGAATCCGGCAGTCAGGGAGGACCGCGGGGTGGGGCGGTGGCGAGCGGCGTACTCCTCGCGGGCGCGTTCGAAGACGAGCACGTTGGCGTCGACCGCCATGCCGATGGCCAGCACGAAGCCGGCGAGGCCGGGCAGGGTGAGGGTGGCGCCGAGGGCGGCGAGGGCGGCGTAGGAGATGAGGCCGTAGCAGGCCAGGGCGACGGTGGCCAGGGCGCCCATGAGCCGGTAGACGGCGATGATGAACAGCGAGGTCAGGGCGGTGCCGATGACGGCGGCCCAGGCGCTGGCCCTGATGGCTTCCGCGCCCAGGGTGGGGCCGACGGTGCGCTGCTCGATGGTCTCGACCGGAACCGGCAGGGCGCCGCCGTTGATGAGCAGGGCCAGCTCTTTCGCTTCGCTGTCGTTGAAGGTGCCGGTGATCTGGGTGGAGCCGCCGCTGATGCCGGACCGGCAGGCGACGGACGGGTCGACCTGCGGCGAAGAGATGATCTTGTCGTCCAGGACGATGGCGACCCGGCGGGCCGGGTCCCCGGCCGCACGGCAGGCGGCCTCGCCGGTCAGGCGGGCCCACCCCTGTTCGCCCGATCCCCTGAAGTCGACGGTGACATGCCATCCGGCACCGCCCTGCTGGTCGAAGCGGGCCGCTGCTCTCTCGACGTCCTTGCCGGTCAGTGAGGGCGCCTGAAGGCGCAGAAGTTGGCCGGACTCGTCGGCCATGACCTGCTCGCGGGGCCGCTTGGGCAGCGGAGTGGGCAGGTCGTCGGCCTCGGCTGCCGTGCCGAGTACCTGGTGGAAGGTGAGCTGGGCGGTGCGGCCGAGCACGTCGGCCGCCTTGCGGGGATCTTGCAGGCCGGGCAGTTCGACGACGATCCGGTCGCTGCCGGAGCGGGCGATGCCGGGTTCGGCGACACCGAGCGCGTCGATGCGGCCGCGCAGCACCTCCACGGTGCGGTCCGTCGCCTCACCGTCGGCGTCGGCAGCGGCAGCGGCGGTGGGGCGGGTCTCCAGCACGATCTGGGTGCCGCCCCGCAGATCGAGTCCGAGGTGGACGGGCACGGTGAGCGCGACGTACAGGGGCAGGGCAACGGCAGCGAGGGCGATCAGCCCTCTGATGTGCGGGGATCGGTTCACAGCGGGCCTCCGGCAGGCACACCGCGGCCAGGAGTGTGGCTGCGGCCAAGAAGGGAGAAGGGGTGACGGTTCAGATGCCGGAGAGCGAGGGGGGTGCCCTCACGCCGTGCCGAAGTGACGATTGCTCCGATGCAGGCTGGACTGCTGCCGAAACCGGGGGCTGCGCGGGCCGGAGCGGGCCGGTCGCTGTGTCAGGTGACGCGCCCGGGACAGAGACGGGCGGCACGTGGCGTTCGCCAGTGGCATCCCGATGGCTCCGGACCGCTGCGGTGGAGACAGCGGGGTCCGCACTGGTCGCGTACGGCTCACCGTGCGCCGACTCCTCGGCCGCTAGCAGCGCGCCGACCGGTGCGCCATCGTGCGTACCGCCCAGGGCGGGCGGGCTGAGCAGCGTGAGGAGGAGGGCGAGCAGGGCGGCCCACGCCAGCCGGGGGCCTCGAGTGCGCGAGACAGTGTGCGTGTAGTGGGCCACCACCGCCCCCTTTCCCTGTTGGTGGCCTTCCGCCCCGGGCAGACCGGCAGTCAGCGGGCTCAGGCTTGGATGAGGCCCGCGCGGATCGCGTAGCGGGTGAGTTCCAGCCGGTCACGCAGGCCGAGCTTGTGCAGCAGGTTCTCCCGATGCCGGTGGACGGTCTTGATGCTGATGAAGAGCATCTCGGCGATCTCCTTGGACGAGTGCCCCTCGGCCACGAGCTTGAGGACCTCCTCCTCTCGCGGGGTCAGCACCTGATCGGGCGGCTCCTCACCGTGGCGGACCCGGTCGAGGTAGTTGCGGATGAGCGCGGTGACCGCACCCGGGTAGAGGAAGGGCTCGTCGCGCATGGCGGCGCGGCATGCCGCCACCAGGTCGCGGTCGGCCACGGACTTGAGCACATATCCGCTGGCGCCGGCCTTGAGCGCCTGGAAGAAGTACTGCTCGTTGTCGTGCATCGTCAGCATCAGCACCCGCACGCCGGGCTTGAGGGCGAGAAGTTCCCGGGTGGCCTGCAGGCCGGTCATCCGGGGCATGGCGATGTCCATCACCGCCAGGTCGACCTCATGGGTGCGGGCCAGCTCGATGGCCTGCGCGCCGTCCCCGGCCTCGGCGACGACCTCCAGGTCCGGCTCCCGGTCGAGGATGAGCCGCACCCCGCGCCGTACCAACGCATGATCGTCGGCGAGGAGGATACGGATCACGGATGTGTGCGGCGTGGTCATGGCTGCTTCCTGAGGGGCACGGTGAGCCGGACCGTCGTGCCGGCCTGCGGCTGGGAGGTGACATCCAGAGTGGCCCCGATCAGCAGGGCCCGCTCGCGCATTCCGCGCATTCCCGCTCCTTCTCGGGCCACCCCGGTGCCGCGGCCGTCGTCGGCGACGGCCAGCACCACCGCCTCGCCGGTGTGGCGCAGGCTCACCTCGACCTGGCCGGCCTCGGCATGACGGGCCGCGTTGGTCAGGGCCTCCTGGGCGACGCGGTACAGCACCAGCTCCGTCTGATGGTCCAGCGCGGGCAGGCCGGTCTCGAAACGACGCACCACCCGCAGCCCTACGTGGGTGGCGAACTCGCTGGTCAGCGAGGTCAACGCGCTGACCAGACCGAGGTCCTCCAGTACGCCCGGCCGTAGCCGACGCACCAGACGCCGTACCTCGTCCAGGCTCCCCCGGGTGATCTCCTGTACTTGCCGCAGGTCACCGCGCAGGGGCTCGTCCGCGTCGTCGGCGGCCCGCTCCAGCGACAGCAGGATCGCGGTCATGCTCTGGCCCACCTCGTCGTGCAGTTCCTGGGCGATGCGGCGCCGCTCGGCTTCCTGCGCGAACAGGGCGCGGGCACTGCTGGACGCCCGTTCGTGTTCGAGGCGCTCGAGCATGGCGTTGAAGGTGCGGATCAGTTCGGCGGTCTCACCGCGTCCTCCTTCCGGCAGCCGTTGCCCGGGGCGCAGCAGATCGACGGTGGTCATCAGCCGGGTGAGCCGGTCGAGCGGGGCCAGGCCGATCCGCAGAAGAGCGGCGTTGGCGACCAGCATGACGACCAGGCCGCCCACGAGGATGACCGCCTCGGTCAGGACCACTGGCACGGAGACGGTCACGGGTGCCCACAGCAGCAGCGCGGTGGCGCTTCCCAGTACCACCGCGTTGAGCGCGAAGATCCGCCAGAACAGGGACACCGAGATGACGCCTTTCTCCGTGTGACACAGCCATGTCTCTACTGTCGGTCACCGCGCACCCCGAGCGTGAGCTGCGTCCACTGGTCCTGACCGGCCTGCTGTCCAGGCTGCCCGCTGCCGGCTCCGTCGTCGATGGGCTCCAATCCCCATTTCCATGCGCCTGGCCTCCCCACCCCGCAATGGGCCCTGCGCCATGCCACAGATGGGTATCGCGCCCGATGGGCTTTGTGCGGCATCGCGGCCACGGTAGAGGCATGAACCAGCCCCCGTGACTCTCCCCCCGCTCCTGGCCCCAACGGCTACCCCGCCCGGCGCACCCCACCTCACGTGGAAGGAAGGAATCGCCATGTCACTCGATACGCCCCAAACCGAAACCCGCCCTGAACGGCTGACGGCGCACGAGGCCCTCCAGCGCCTCGAACACGAACGGGCCTCCCGCCTCACCCAGCTGCGGGCCATCGACGAGGCCCGGGCTGACGCGGAGGAACAGGTGATGTCCACGCAGAAAGACACCATCCAGCGCGTCCTCGCCGAGGTCGAGGCCGCCTTCGCCCGCGTCCAGGACGGCAGCTACGGCATCTGCCAGGGCTGCGCCAGGACGATCCCGGTCGAACGCCTGGAAATCCTGCCCTACACCCCGTTCTGCGTCCCTTGCCAGCGCAACGCCGTCTGACAACCGCCCGTCCGACCTTCCTCTCCCGCCCTGCCCAGGGGGTGACTTGGTGAACGACCAGATCATCGACGACCGCGACACCAACCTGTCGATCGAGGACTTCGCCGCACTGCGCGAGAACCTGCACGAGCAGCGCCTGTTCCGCCAGGAGCAGCTGCACCAGCTCTCCACCGCCGCCACTTCCCGCGCCGACGCGTTCCGCGACCGGCAGGCCGCCTCCCAGATCGAGGTCCGCGTCAAACTCGCCGCCTCCGCCCGCATGGTTCTGGCCGACGTCGAAGCGGCCCTCACGCGGATGGACCAGGGCCGCTACGGCACCTGCCACCTGTGCCGCAGCCCCATCGCCCGCGAGCGACTGCTGATCGTGCCACAGGCCCGCTACTGCGCCCGCTGCCAACAGGTCAAGGAGGCCGACCGGTGACCACCGTCCCCAGCCCCCGTCCCATGGCCGCCCGCCACCGCTCGTGGCCCTGGTGCCGGCAGTGCACGGGCATCGCCCTCGATCTCGGCAGCGCCCGCACCCGCGCCTGGACGTCCGGACGGCGCATGATCCTCGACGTGCCCACGGTGACCTTCCCGGGCACCGGTGCCATGTATCCCATCCAGCGCGGGGCGATCGTCGACACCCCGGGAACGGCCCGGATGCTCGACCGGCTGCTCGGCCACCGCCTGCCCCGCTTCGGCCGCCCGCTGCTCATCCTGACCACGCCCGTCCTGGGCGGAGTCACTTACCGTGCCGAAGCCCGCACCGCAGTGGACGT
It includes:
- a CDS encoding TraR/DksA family transcriptional regulator — encoded protein: MSLDTPQTETRPERLTAHEALQRLEHERASRLTQLRAIDEARADAEEQVMSTQKDTIQRVLAEVEAAFARVQDGSYGICQGCARTIPVERLEILPYTPFCVPCQRNAV
- a CDS encoding TraR/DksA family transcriptional regulator, whose protein sequence is MVNDQIIDDRDTNLSIEDFAALRENLHEQRLFRQEQLHQLSTAATSRADAFRDRQAASQIEVRVKLAASARMVLADVEAALTRMDQGRYGTCHLCRSPIARERLLIVPQARYCARCQQVKEADR
- a CDS encoding HAMP domain-containing sensor histidine kinase, with product MSLFWRIFALNAVVLGSATALLLWAPVTVSVPVVLTEAVILVGGLVVMLVANAALLRIGLAPLDRLTRLMTTVDLLRPGQRLPEGGRGETAELIRTFNAMLERLEHERASSSARALFAQEAERRRIAQELHDEVGQSMTAILLSLERAADDADEPLRGDLRQVQEITRGSLDEVRRLVRRLRPGVLEDLGLVSALTSLTSEFATHVGLRVVRRFETGLPALDHQTELVLYRVAQEALTNAARHAEAGQVEVSLRHTGEAVVLAVADDGRGTGVAREGAGMRGMRERALLIGATLDVTSQPQAGTTVRLTVPLRKQP
- the secD gene encoding protein translocase subunit SecD, whose translation is MNRSPHIRGLIALAAVALPLYVALTVPVHLGLDLRGGTQIVLETRPTAAAAADADGEATDRTVEVLRGRIDALGVAEPGIARSGSDRIVVELPGLQDPRKAADVLGRTAQLTFHQVLGTAAEADDLPTPLPKRPREQVMADESGQLLRLQAPSLTGKDVERAAARFDQQGGAGWHVTVDFRGSGEQGWARLTGEAACRAAGDPARRVAIVLDDKIISSPQVDPSVACRSGISGGSTQITGTFNDSEAKELALLINGGALPVPVETIEQRTVGPTLGAEAIRASAWAAVIGTALTSLFIIAVYRLMGALATVALACYGLISYAALAALGATLTLPGLAGFVLAIGMAVDANVLVFERAREEYAARHRPTPRSSLTAGFRRAFSAIADSNITTLIAAGLLFFLASGPVRGFGVTLGIGVLASMLSALVITRALADYAVARPRLRRRPHLTGIAHTGTVRDRLARTHPNLMRHPRRWLAASAAALVLAASGIAVRGLDFGVEFTGGRLIEYTTAAPVDADRARTALADAGFPRAVVQTSGENQLTVRTHHLSNTQAAAITNTITDLTRQADKIRDEAIGPSLGKELRQGALIALAVALAAQLIYLAARFRWLLGTSAVAALAHDVVILIGLFAWLGKPVDGVFLAALLTVIGYSVNDSVVVFDRIRELGRHDRKMPFVRIANQALLQTLPRTVNTGMGAAFILTALAVLGGDTLTDFALALLIGLAVGTYSSMFTATPLAIVLHQHGGTGRIPAVRASARR
- a CDS encoding response regulator transcription factor, translated to MTTPHTSVIRILLADDHALVRRGVRLILDREPDLEVVAEAGDGAQAIELARTHEVDLAVMDIAMPRMTGLQATRELLALKPGVRVLMLTMHDNEQYFFQALKAGASGYVLKSVADRDLVAACRAAMRDEPFLYPGAVTALIRNYLDRVRHGEEPPDQVLTPREEEVLKLVAEGHSSKEIAEMLFISIKTVHRHRENLLHKLGLRDRLELTRYAIRAGLIQA